A genomic segment from Thermus sp. LT1-2-5 encodes:
- a CDS encoding spermidine/putrescine ABC transporter substrate-binding protein: protein MRRVTVFLFLAVLVLLGVFLLRPRPAQGAGTLYFLNWADYIPEELVKKFEAETGAKVVLDTFESPEAMLAKLKAGADQEFSLVVAPDYYVLQMVREGLIVPLDKAKLSNLQNLDPFFQDPPYDPGLQYSIPYLWGTTGIAYREDLVKGPVDSYAVFFDPGRQVGPFLLLDEMRETIGAALKYLGYSVNTTEPVALEKAKELLIAAKGRSVGFAGGIEALNRILAGDAALSLAYSGDVLQARQEEARLRYVIPKEGGTLWTDALVVLKRGPAQELAYRFIDFLLAPENAAALAEYTRYATPVAAAIPLLPEEMRQDPVVFPPEEVRAKLEYLKDLGPEIALFDRVWTEIKAR from the coding sequence ATGAGGCGTGTGACGGTCTTTCTTTTCCTGGCGGTTTTGGTCCTGTTGGGGGTTTTCCTGCTCCGGCCCCGGCCGGCCCAGGGGGCGGGCACCCTCTACTTCCTGAACTGGGCGGATTACATCCCCGAGGAGCTCGTGAAGAAGTTCGAGGCGGAAACCGGGGCCAAGGTGGTCCTGGACACCTTTGAGTCCCCCGAGGCCATGCTGGCCAAGCTGAAGGCGGGAGCGGACCAGGAGTTCTCCTTGGTGGTGGCCCCGGACTACTACGTGCTGCAGATGGTCCGGGAGGGGCTCATCGTTCCCTTGGACAAGGCCAAGCTCTCCAACCTCCAGAACCTGGACCCCTTTTTCCAAGACCCCCCCTACGACCCGGGCCTCCAGTACTCCATCCCCTACCTCTGGGGCACCACGGGGATCGCTTACCGGGAGGACCTGGTGAAGGGCCCGGTGGACTCCTACGCCGTGTTCTTCGACCCAGGGCGCCAGGTGGGGCCTTTCCTCCTCCTGGACGAGATGCGGGAGACCATCGGGGCGGCGCTGAAGTATTTGGGCTACTCGGTGAACACCACCGAACCCGTGGCCTTGGAGAAGGCCAAGGAGCTCCTGATTGCGGCTAAGGGGCGCTCCGTGGGCTTCGCCGGGGGCATCGAGGCGCTAAACCGCATCCTGGCGGGGGACGCCGCCTTGAGCCTTGCCTACTCGGGGGACGTCCTCCAGGCCCGCCAGGAGGAGGCGCGCCTCCGCTACGTCATCCCCAAGGAAGGGGGAACCCTTTGGACCGACGCCCTGGTGGTCCTGAAGCGGGGCCCAGCCCAGGAGCTGGCCTACCGCTTTATTGACTTCCTCTTGGCCCCGGAGAACGCCGCCGCCTTGGCCGAGTACACCCGCTACGCCACCCCGGTGGCCGCCGCCATTCCCCTTCTGCCCGAGGAGATGCGCCAGGACCCCGTGGTCTTTCCCCCCGAGGAGGTTCGGGCCAAGCTAGAGTACCTCAAGGACCTGGGGCCGGAAATCGCCCTTTTTGACCGGGTCTGGACCGAGATAAAGGCCCGCTAA
- a CDS encoding ABC transporter permease, whose translation MRRLLSLHALLVYLFLYGPILVIVALSFNESRRGVRFSGFTLDWYRALFQDPRVLEYFLNTLTVALVSTLVSTVLGTLLALGMVRYRFWGKALLRYLLYVPVVVPDVVMGISLLLLFAFSRELFGFPRLSLLTVILGHITFQLAFVTLVVRSRLLLLDPALEEAARDLGARGFQTFLYVTLPLAWPGVAAGALLALTLSLDDFVVTFFTAGPGATTLPLYIYSSVKLGVSPKVHALSTLIVGLSAVFLALGYALSRRRV comes from the coding sequence ATGAGGCGGCTACTTTCCCTCCACGCCCTCTTGGTCTACCTCTTCCTCTATGGGCCCATCCTGGTCATCGTGGCCCTTTCCTTCAACGAGAGCCGCCGGGGGGTGCGCTTCAGCGGCTTCACCCTGGACTGGTACCGGGCCCTGTTCCAGGATCCGCGTGTGTTGGAGTACTTCCTAAACACCCTGACGGTGGCCCTGGTTTCCACCCTGGTTTCCACGGTCTTGGGTACGCTCCTCGCCTTGGGCATGGTGCGCTACCGCTTTTGGGGCAAGGCGCTTTTGCGCTACCTCCTTTATGTCCCGGTGGTGGTGCCCGACGTGGTCATGGGGATCTCGCTTTTGCTCCTCTTTGCCTTTTCCCGGGAGCTTTTCGGTTTTCCCCGGCTTTCCCTCCTCACCGTGATCCTGGGCCACATTACCTTCCAGCTGGCCTTCGTCACCTTGGTGGTGCGCTCCCGGCTTCTCCTTCTGGACCCCGCCTTGGAGGAGGCGGCCCGGGACCTGGGGGCCAGGGGCTTCCAGACCTTCCTCTACGTCACCTTGCCCTTGGCCTGGCCGGGGGTGGCGGCGGGGGCCCTCCTCGCCCTTACCCTCTCCTTAGACGACTTCGTGGTCACCTTCTTCACCGCTGGCCCCGGGGCCACCACCTTGCCCCTCTACATCTACTCTAGCGTCAAGCTAGGAGTGAGCCCTAAGGTCCATGCCCTTTCCACCCTTATCGTGGGCCTTTCGGCGGTTTTTCTGGCTTTGGGGTATGCTCTTTCCCGGAGGCGGGTATGA